A region of the Bacillus basilensis genome:
GAAATAGAGGTGTAAGGTACATATTTAAACTAGCAGAAAAAGTTGAAGGAGTTCCTCAGTATATTCAATTTAGTGATCATAGTATCTATCCAAATAAAGCTAGTCATTACCACTTGTACTGGGGTGACGACCGTAAAGCTTTATTGAATGAAGTCATACACTGGCCTACCTACTACCCATCAAAAATGGATGGACATGATATTGCCCATGAGATGATGGAGCATTAAATTTGGAGTCGCGATGAATTAATGAAATGATAACAAATCAAAATTTAATAGTGAACATTATTAGAGAAAAACCACAATTAACCCGACCTCCTTATGGTTCTATGCCTGGATTAAATGAAGCACTTCGTAATAAGGTAGCAGAGGGTGGATTTAAAGTGTGGGATTGGACAATTGACTCCCTAGATTGGAAATATAATAACGTACCCGTAGAATCGGCTTCCATGAATATTGCTAAAAATGTACTTATTAATGCAACGAAGTCCCAAGAAGTTATATTAATGCATGACATCCATCCTCAAGCTGTTGCAGCCGTACCAGCCATCATAAAAGGGTTAAAGGAAAAAGGGTATGAATTTGAGGCATATCATGAAAGCAATCACTTCCCTTTAAATTTCTGGCAGGATCCACGTATTTAAGCTTTAAGGAGATGTATAAAGTCACACCTCTATTTATAAAAAAAAGATATAGCCCCTTGTAGAACAACAAGGGGCTATTCAATGTTTTTGCTTATTCTTTAGTTTAAAGCAACACTAGCTATTTATTATTAAACTATATATTTAGCAAAGTACTTCCATAAAATTCTTTTTTATGCTATATAATATTTTTAAAGCGCTTAGAAAGGGAGAGGACCATATAAAAATTATACAAGATTTTACAGAACCCTATTTTAAAACTGTTGGAGAACAAAGTAAGGCATATCGAGTAATTGGTTGCAAAGATGGTAAAGAAAAGCATTTCCCTGTTACATTTAAAACATTAAAAAGGGCACGTATATTTAATTATAGGTATGCTTGTGATAATCCTGAATGGCTGAATAGAAATGGCGACATAAGTGAGTATAATGTTAAGAATGGGAGACCTGAATATAAAAATATTTGGCACGATAATGTTATAGAGAATGTATATAAAAAGTATATTGATTTTGATAGTTGGGAAATCTAATCATTAAAGCAGCAAACCAATCGTTCAAATAGTCTACAAATAAAACATAAAGAATAATAAGTAAATAAGCTATAAAAAGGAGATTCAATAGCATGAACATTGCATTTTTTCTTACTCCTAAAAGTGAATTGGTTTATATAAATATAAATTCAACAATACGTCAGGCTTTAGAAAAGTTGGAATACTACCGATATACAGCTATCCCCTTGGTCAATACTGAGGGAGAATATGCAGGTACACTTACAGAAGGAGATTTATTATGGAAACTCAAAAACACGTCATCTTTAAGCTTTAACAACACTCATCAAGTTGTTCTGAGGGAAGTTTCTTTACACCGTACAAATGAACCAGTTTCCATCAATGCGGAAATTGAAGACCTTTTATCAAGAGCTATGGAACAAAATTTTGTTCCTGTTATAGATGACGATGGGGTTTTTATAGGTATTGTTAAAAGAAGAGATATTATTCAATATTGCGCACAAGGTTTATTATTTAAGAACAATTCTGTATAAACATATGAACTTTAAATTATGTCAAATCTTCAATTTAAAATTCACATAAAAAGCATATGACTTTTTACTGATTAAAAAAGCTAGTAAAATACTAGCTTTTCGCACTTCTGATAATGATATGTTATGTAAACTTCACATGAATACTATATTCATAAGGTAACTAATTCCAATTGATTATATAATGAAGGGATAAGATTAGATAAAAAAGGAGTAGGGATATGATAATTGGAGAACTAAAAGAAATTGTAAGACATCCAATAAAGTCATTTCGCGGAGAAAATGTTCAACAAACTTTCATTGCATCCTATGGCTTATATGGAGATAGAAGCCATGCTTTTTTAGATGAAACAAGACCAGGAAAGTATTTAACCGCAACACAACTTCCTGAAATGATTGGTTATACGGCGAGTTTTATAGGAGAAGAAACTTTGGATACATATCCATCAATCAAAATCGTTTCTCCTGAAGGGAAAATATATAAGTGGGGAGATCAAGAGTTACTTACAGAATTGGAACAAAAATCAGATCGTAGAATTAAAGGCATACAATACTCACCCCAGCAAGTACCTCTAGGTGCAATTGAAGAAGAACATGTATTAATTGTGACTGATACGTCATTACAAGAAATAAGTGCAATGTGGGGACAAGATGTGGACCATAGGAGATTTCGTCCAAACTTGATATTCTCATTATATGAAAATATTCCTTTCGTAGAAGATACATGGTTTGGAAAATGTATACGTATAGGAGAAGCAGAATTAGAAATAGTAAGACACTGTGAACGCTGCATGATTATTACTATTGATCCTAACACATTAACATTTGAAAAAACTCTCTTAAAAACTGTTGTACAAAAAAGAAATAATCATTTTGGAGTCTATGCATCAGTTATAAAACCAGGAAAAGTGAATGTTGGGGATTCTATCATATTAGAATAACCTTCGATAACACTGATTATGCAAAAAGTAAAGCCGTCCTGATGGACGTTTTTTTTTGCTTAGCGTGAGGTTTTTCAAAAATACTGCGATACGCCTCGTTTTGGGGTATTTGGTTTTTCATAGCTTGATAGCGATGTGGTAGAACCCCACATCGCTATCAACTTAATAGAACAGATTAACTTCAAAAAGAAAAAATCAGCTTTTTTATTATAAGTTAACACAAAATTTAGTTCTGGGGGCGTTATAAAATTTTAACCTGATAGCGATGGATGACCCTTAAAAGATGAATTATTGAAATTACGTAGTATGATCTATGATAAATTTTGAGAATAAAAACCCTTTACTATTTTTCAGTTTTACTTATTGTCTAACGGTGCAGGTTAGTTGAACAAATAAAGGAGTTTTGCTTACAGTAAAGAAAGAATAAATAAAGAAAAATGTAAGGGGATGAATACAATTTCAGAACGTAGCAATCATGTTATTCAAATTAAACCTTGGGAAGATAAGGACCTTGATTTACTTTTTCGTATTAACACCCCAGTGATGATGCAGCATCTTGGAGGTCCAGAAAATGAAGAACAGATTTTGAAGCGACACAAACGGTACCTTGAACTAGATAGTAGAGGACGTATGTTTAGCATTTTATTGTTACCAGAGCAAGAATCAGTGGGTTCTGTTGGCTATTGGCAAACTACTTGGAATAATGAAAGTGTGTACGAAACTGGCTGGAGTGTTCTTCCCGCATTTCAGGGGAAAGGAATAGCGACAACTGCAGTAAAGTTGGCAATAGATGAAGCATCCGCTGAGAATAAGTATAGGTACATTCATGCTTTTCCTTCAGTTGACAATCCAGCTTCAAATGCAATTTGTCGGAAGCTTGGATTCAAATTAATCTCCGAATCCGAATTCGAATACCCTCCTGGTAGCTTTATGCGATGTAATAATTGGTGTTTAAACTTAATTGCCAGTAAATAGCCTTCTTAAACTAACGGAGGCGTTAATTTAATAGGTGTCACCACATATGTCCATCAAGTTAAGATAAATCTGTATGTGACTTTAGCCATAAAGTTGCCCCTAAAGGAAGCATAACCTTGCCGTGAATGCTGTTGGTTTGTAATAATTTTCAATCAAAAGCATGCTGCAAAAATTGATTTTTCAACAGAAGAAACCCAAACATTTTGAAAAAAGTTTGATCAAAGTGCTTGGGTTATTTGTTGCTAGTGAATAATTTTTTATAAAAAAGCTCAATCATTTTTCTACCTGTGTTTGCTCAACAATCGCGCCCTATTCTTGAATAATGAAAAAATGACTTAGTATTCAATCTTTTCGTACATCGTACGGTGTCACCATGAATGTAATTATTCTACTTTGCGGGTAATAGGTTCTCTGGTCCCCCCCATATAGAATAAATATTTTATAATTGATTTAATACTCACCTTTATGTAAGTACCTGTACTAAAAGTGCATACTTACATATTTACAGTGTTCACTTTATTATCAAGATATAAATAATACTTAAGGAGGACAACTCTTTGAAAACTCTTGTCATTGTAACACATCCCAGCATAGAAACTTCCGTCATTAATAAGCGATGGATAGAAGAACTGAAAAAATATCCGGAAAAGTATACTGTTCACGAATTGTCTAAGGTTTACCCTGATGGAAACATGGATGTGCAAAAAGAACAAAAAATGGTTGAATCACATGGTAATCTGATTTTGCAGTTCCCTATACATTGGTTTAATTGTCCGCCTCTCCTTAAAAAATGGCTTGACGATGTTTTAACTTATGGATGGGCTTATGGTTCAAATGGAGGAGATAAATTAAAGAATCGTAAAGTTGCTTTAGGTGTAACTGCAGGAATCAAAAAAGAAGATTATAGTGAACATGGAAGATATCAGTATACACTTGAACAAATATTAGTTCCATTTAAAACGACATTCCTGTATTGCAATGCAGATTATCGTTCGTACTTTGCGTTTTATGGTAAAGAAAATAAGCCGGGTGGAAACGAAGAAGAAGAAAATGAGCCTGGTACAAGCGAATTGGAAAAAAGCGCTCAAGATTATTTGAATTTTGTTGAAAACCTGTAATAGGTGGCTTTATAAAAACTATAAAAAAGAAGTATCTCCTTCTTGAGGAGATACTTCTTTTGATTTAAACAAAATAGCTAGGCTACCGCTGTACATCCTCCATAGCGGATGCTTTTTTTCTTTGTTATATAAAATTTATATAATAAATGAGAAATTAACTAAGCGGACAATTGAACACTGAACTCATCATACCTCACATATTGATTCATAACTAAAATATTTTAAACAAATGTTTGTTTAATTTTCCTATACCTAATTTCTTCATCTCATAAATAAAAAAGATAAGAAACCCCCATTTACATATATTTAGGGATTATAGTTAGTTATAACATAAAATTCATTTTCTTATAGTAAATTAATCCTGATTATAATTATATGTTCTCCTGTAAGAATGCACCATTCTTCTCTATTAACCCATGTTTACATTTTTATTAATTTATCATGATATCAACGTTGATTTAAAACGGTTTATATAAAATCAATAAATCAGATTTTCAGAGAAAGGGTGGACCTTTATTTATTAATTCACATAATTTTCAAACATTAAAACTCTGGGTGTTAATATTTTTTATATAATAGAATCAAGCCGTAATCAATATGGTTTCCCCGTTATGAATAATGAGATAATTCATGTGTCCCGTGTACTCGCTTTAAGGCAAAAAGAACTTGTAGTGATTTCTACAAGTTCTTTTTGTTTTCCTTATTGTATTAGAAAAAAGCCCTTTAAATATAGCAGAAATAATAATGAAGTGTTTATTTCTCGTTTGTTAACTAAAATTTTGTATTTTAACAGGTTTCATTAATAAAAATATTTTAGACTATAGAATGAATCATTAGACAGTTAAAAAAATAAGGAAAAAGGGAAGAACCACCAATATTCTTTCCTTTTTCCTGCAATTAGGGTCTCTATATTAATGAATATAGAAGATTATAAAATGTTGGATGTAACAGTTTACACTCAAAATTATAGCAGAAGTAACAGGTATTTTTTATGCAATATTGCATAAAAAATTATGATTTATCAAATATACATGTCTAATGAGGAACACAAAAACTCTATATAGGATGAATTTAATCCTTACAGTTTCTTTATAGTGAATTAAAAGCGGCAAAAACAAAAAGGTTAATTTTATCAATACGAGTTTTTTCTTTTACATATTAAAATGGAAGTACCCTTTCAATGTATACTGACCCCTTCACAAATCGTGAAGGGATTTTTTTATTTAATAAATGAGTTTTACAAAACATACAAAATGTTAAACTCATAAAACCCAGTGATAACGGAAAGCCATTTGGTATCACTGGGTTTTTATTTGAATATTTAACGATGTATTTTACAAATTATACGAAGATGTAAACTTAGTTTTACTTTTTATCGATGCGTCTTTTTAACATTATATATAATTGTACTAGAAACGAGTTTTTAATTTTTAATATTAAAAATGAATTCTTTTATAAACAACAACTATGAAATTAAGCTGCTCATTATATTATGAATTTATTATTTTAAATCCCACATGTCATTCGCTTTAGAAATCATTGCTTGCACTTCTTTCTGATATTTCTTTATTTGTTCAATGGCTAATTTGTCATCCGTATATATGGGATTCATATTCTCATCGACATAAATTTCAAATACTTGATCTCCTTTCTGTAGACGTACGCCATATTCATACCCACCGAATAGTAATGGCCAAATAATTAAACCGTCCAAGCTTTCAACTTTAGAAACACCTAAATTACCTGTGAATCGTAAATAATCCGGTGTTTTAACATTAAAGACGTAACCAGATTCTTCCTTGTTATAAACACCATATTTATTTTTAGGAACTGCATCAATAAATTTCTGATATTTAATTGTGACAGTTACAAACCAGATTAAATTCCACAATCCAAAGAGTATAATTAAAATAAGAACTATTTTTTTCATATTTAGCTTTTTAATATGTATATTGTTCAAATCGATTTCCCGCATAAATCCACCACCATATCCCCTTGTTTTTTTATTTCTTCATCATGTGTTACTAATAATATAGTCTTTCCCTGTTTATTAAGCGTCTTTAATATATTAAGTACTGACTGTGCATTTTTATTATCTAAGGAACCCGTTGGTTCATCAGCAAGTATAATATCACATTTTTTAAGCATTAGCCTAGCTAAAGCGACTCTCTGTTGTTCCCCTCCAGACAAAGTGTACACCTTTTTGTTTAACTTTTCCGTCAATCCGACAATACCTAAACTTTCCTCAATTGATAAATTTGTTTGACAATCTTTACGAATTAATCTCAAATTTTCTTTAACAGTTTTATTATCTACTAATGCAAAGTTTTGAAATAAAAATCCTATTTTGTGTCTAAAATAATTTAGGTGGTTTTTTTTATTCTTTATGTCTATACCATCAACTATAATTTCACCCGTATCAATTTTCTCAATAGCACCAATCATATTAAGTAAAGTTGTTTTCCCGCAACCACTTGGTCCAGAAAAGATAACAAATTTTCCATCATCGACTTTTAAGTTGAAGTCTGAAAATAATATTTTATCATCAAATATCTTAGTCAAATTCTTTATTTCTATCATATATTTCCACCTTTTAAAATTTTTTGGAGTTTCATTCTTTCTGTTTTATGAATATAGAATGACATTAAAGTAACCTCCCAAAATATGATGGTTATTCCACCAATAATAAGATAATAAACATCACTAACACCTACTAGTCTGGCAATAGTAACTGATGCCACTATACTTACTATTGAAGTTGTAATTGTCAGTAAAATAAGTTTTCTGTGTTTTTCAAATAATGTGTGCCCAAGTACTTTTTTTAATGCAAGTTCAATAGCGTTCACTTCATATTCTAATTTGATAATAGCGGTAATAATGATACATTCTAAAAATAATATTAATAAGCTAAATACAATGTTTATATATAGAACTCTTTTAGCAGTGTTCCATTTATTATTAAAATTATCTAGAACGTTCGTTTTACTAACAATTTGATTCGTTAAATAATGCTTATGGACAAATTGGCTAAACTCTTCATTTGATATTTTATACATAACATC
Encoded here:
- a CDS encoding CBS domain-containing protein; translated protein: MNIAFFLTPKSELVYININSTIRQALEKLEYYRYTAIPLVNTEGEYAGTLTEGDLLWKLKNTSSLSFNNTHQVVLREVSLHRTNEPVSINAEIEDLLSRAMEQNFVPVIDDDGVFIGIVKRRDIIQYCAQGLLFKNNSV
- a CDS encoding MOSC domain-containing protein, whose product is MIIGELKEIVRHPIKSFRGENVQQTFIASYGLYGDRSHAFLDETRPGKYLTATQLPEMIGYTASFIGEETLDTYPSIKIVSPEGKIYKWGDQELLTELEQKSDRRIKGIQYSPQQVPLGAIEEEHVLIVTDTSLQEISAMWGQDVDHRRFRPNLIFSLYENIPFVEDTWFGKCIRIGEAELEIVRHCERCMIITIDPNTLTFEKTLLKTVVQKRNNHFGVYASVIKPGKVNVGDSIILE
- a CDS encoding GNAT family N-acetyltransferase — encoded protein: MNTISERSNHVIQIKPWEDKDLDLLFRINTPVMMQHLGGPENEEQILKRHKRYLELDSRGRMFSILLLPEQESVGSVGYWQTTWNNESVYETGWSVLPAFQGKGIATTAVKLAIDEASAENKYRYIHAFPSVDNPASNAICRKLGFKLISESEFEYPPGSFMRCNNWCLNLIASK
- a CDS encoding NAD(P)H-dependent oxidoreductase is translated as MKTLVIVTHPSIETSVINKRWIEELKKYPEKYTVHELSKVYPDGNMDVQKEQKMVESHGNLILQFPIHWFNCPPLLKKWLDDVLTYGWAYGSNGGDKLKNRKVALGVTAGIKKEDYSEHGRYQYTLEQILVPFKTTFLYCNADYRSYFAFYGKENKPGGNEEEENEPGTSELEKSAQDYLNFVENL
- a CDS encoding ATP-binding cassette domain-containing protein, with the protein product MIEIKNLTKIFDDKILFSDFNLKVDDGKFVIFSGPSGCGKTTLLNMIGAIEKIDTGEIIVDGIDIKNKKNHLNYFRHKIGFLFQNFALVDNKTVKENLRLIRKDCQTNLSIEESLGIVGLTEKLNKKVYTLSGGEQQRVALARLMLKKCDIILADEPTGSLDNKNAQSVLNILKTLNKQGKTILLVTHDEEIKKQGDMVVDLCGKSI